A single Harpia harpyja isolate bHarHar1 chromosome 6, bHarHar1 primary haplotype, whole genome shotgun sequence DNA region contains:
- the NAGA gene encoding alpha-N-acetylgalactosaminidase, whose translation MGTAALSGLALALALALPSAALENGLALTPPMGWLAWERFRCNVDCRADPRNCISETLFFEMADRLVEDGWRELGYEYINIDDCWFAKQRDAMGQLVPDPERFPSGIKALADYVHARGLKLGIYGDLGTFTCGGYPGTTLDRVKQDAQRFAKWGVDMLKLDGCYSSGEEQAEGYPEMARALNATGRPIVYSCSWPAYQGGLPPKVNYTILAEVCNLWRNYDDIQDSWDSVLSILDWFSANQDVLQPVAGPGHWNDPDMLIIGNFGLSYEQSRSQMALWTVMAAPLLMSTDLRTISPSAKEILQNRLMIQINQDPLGIQGRRIVKEKTHIEVFLRPLSQAASALVFFSRRTDMPFRYTTSLAKLHFPEDAVYEVQDVYSGKIISGLKTGDSFSVVINPSGVVMWYLYPTVLPAQPWRLVRQQAPSEGFRPVLL comes from the exons ATGGGGACGGCGGCGCTGAGCgggctggccctggccctggccctggctctGCCCTCCGCGGCCCTGGAGAACGGGCTGGCGCTCACCCCCCCCATGGGCTGGCTGGCCTGGGAGAGGTTCCGCTGCAACGTGGACTGCCGGGCGGACCCCCGCAACTGCATCAG CGAGACACTCTTCTTCGAGATGGCAGACCGCCTGGTAGAGGAtggctggagggagctgggctaCGAGTACATCAACATTGATGACTGCTGGTTTGCCAAGCAGCGGGATGCAATGGGACAGCTGGTTCCAGACCCCGAGAGGTTTCCCAGCGGGATTAAGGCTCTGGCTGACTAC GTCCACGCCCGAGGCCTGAAGCTGGGCATTTACGGCGACCTGGGCACCTTCACCTGCGGGGGCTACCCGGGCACCACGCTGGACCGTGTGAAGCAGGACGCCCAGAGATTTGCAAAGTGGGGTGTGGACATGCTGAAGCTGGATGGGTGCTACTCGTCAGGAGAGGAGCAGGCGGAGG GCTACCCAGAAATGGCGAGGGCCTTGAATGCCACAGGCCGCCCCATCGTCTACTCCTGCAGCTGGCCAGCGTATCAGGGGGGGCTCCCCCCAAAG gtGAACTACACCATCCTGGCAGAGGTCTGCAACCTGTGGCGTAACTACGATGACATCCAGGACTCCTGGGACAGCGTGCTTTCCATCCTTGACTGGTTCTCTGCAAACCAGGATGTGCTGCAGCCAGTGGCTGGTCCTGGCCACTGGAATGACCCGGACATG ctCATCATTGGAAACTTTGGCCTTAGCTACGAGCAGTCCCGCTCCCAAATGGCCTTGTGGACAGTGATGGCGGCTCCGCTCCTCATGTCCACGGATCTCCGCACCATCTCCCCAAGCGCCAAGGAGATCCTGCAGAACCGCCTGATGATCCAGATCAACCAGGACCCCCTGGGAATCCAGGGGCGCAGGATTGTCAAG GAGAAAACCCACATTGAGGTGTTCCTGCGCCCGCTGTCCCAGGCTGCCAGCGCCCTCGTCTTCTTCAGCCGGAGGACGGATATGCCCTTCCGCTACACCACCAGCCTAGCCAAGCTCCACTTCCCCGAGGACGCCGTGTATGAG GTCCAAGACGTGTACAGCGGGAAGATCATCAGCGGCTTAAAGACAGGAGACAGCTTCTCGGTCGTTATTAACCCCTCAGGGGTGGTGATGTGGTATCTCTATCCCACGGTGCTCCCGGCGCAGCCCTGGCGCCTTGTCAGACAGCAAGCCCCCAGCGAGGGTTTCCGCCCGGTCCTCCTGTGA